One segment of Candidatus Bathyarchaeota archaeon DNA contains the following:
- a CDS encoding ATP-binding protein has translation MIGGLLIRGQKGTGKSTAVRALVDILPEISVVRGCPFNCNPFDPTNMCPTCLDKYLRGSPLDAETRRMKVVTLPIGATEDRVVGSLDIEKAISEGIRALQPGLLAEANQNILYIDEVNLLPDHITDSILDAAASGWNVVEREGISVQHPSRFILIGTMNPEEGELRPQLADRFALHISVEGIYDEEQRVEIIRRNLEFGEDPISFHKRWFSEQEELRKRIIRAKELLGVIEVPDFLVRGVASACIRLHIDGHRPDISTIRAAKTLASLEGRKTVTEEDILRVAVMAVGQRTRGGGFEEPAKPEQVREAFAEAIRMAKAKSTEQRAKP, from the coding sequence ATGATAGGGGGGCTCCTCATAAGGGGGCAGAAGGGAACGGGGAAGAGCACCGCTGTGAGGGCCCTGGTGGACATACTTCCGGAGATATCAGTTGTGAGGGGTTGTCCATTCAACTGCAACCCCTTCGACCCCACCAATATGTGCCCCACATGTCTTGATAAATATCTCAGAGGCAGCCCACTCGACGCTGAGACCAGGAGGATGAAGGTTGTAACCCTACCTATAGGGGCAACAGAGGACAGGGTTGTCGGAAGCCTAGATATAGAGAAGGCCATAAGCGAGGGTATTAGGGCCCTTCAGCCTGGATTGCTGGCTGAGGCTAACCAGAACATCCTCTACATAGATGAGGTTAACCTCCTACCGGACCACATAACCGACAGCATCCTGGACGCAGCTGCATCGGGCTGGAACGTGGTTGAGAGGGAGGGCATCAGCGTACAGCACCCCTCAAGGTTCATCCTGATAGGGACGATGAACCCAGAAGAAGGAGAGCTGAGACCACAGCTGGCCGACAGATTCGCCCTCCACATCTCCGTCGAGGGGATCTACGACGAGGAGCAGAGGGTGGAGATAATAAGGAGAAACCTTGAGTTCGGAGAGGACCCCATAAGCTTCCATAAAAGGTGGTTCAGTGAGCAGGAGGAGCTGAGGAAGAGGATCATAAGGGCGAAGGAACTCCTAGGCGTTATAGAGGTCCCAGACTTCCTAGTTAGAGGGGTCGCATCGGCTTGCATCAGGCTCCACATAGACGGCCACAGGCCAGACATCTCGACCATCAGGGCAGCCAAGACCCTCGCATCCCTAGAGGGCAGAAAGACGGTCACAGAGGAGGATATACTCAGGGTCGCCGTTATGGCTGTTGGGCAGAGGACGAGGGGTGGAGGCTTCGAGGAGCCCGCTAAACCGGAGCAGGTGAGGGAGGCATTCGCGGAGGCTATAAGGATGGCGAAGGCCAAGTCAACCGAGCAGAGGGCGAAGCCCTAG
- a CDS encoding ATP-binding protein, protein MSQTEKHEVVYPFTAIVDQEPVKRALILNAIDPSIGGVLISGPKGTGKSLIVRAFSQVLPEIEVVADCPFRCSPSDPTNMCPSCLSKLSAGEELAAKREPMRIVQVPLSITDDMLVGSLDMDKALEEGIRALQPGLLAEANQNILYIDEVNLLPDHITDSILDAAASGWNVVEREGISVQHPSRFILIGTMNPEEGELRPQILDRFGLYAETRNVEDPEQRAQILNRNEEFARDPFTFISRYKKELEELRSRVERARFLLPKVEIPKEVYWKVADTCSRLKVDGFRPDIVALKAARALAAFNERGAVLEEDMVQALELTLGHRTRRSGLIPPPSKGEIRRALGRSLKPRAVRGFTEKLGGILLLPGEMVEGMRRRALLGVITSITVFILAVASSTLLIETARSLLIPTPPSPPVLLIEIAGGLLLALLISLIAGRSRSRRERAVGVVDLSKITLEARGRLLPTGREAGLGSGSGSAKVTYGIGPSSNPEYGAKILSSMEAPRKVPSGVKPWRSKTPGGAASSGGRRSRAVSSLLRGRYAWYAIPKGRPRDIALIPTIISAAQHQQLGQARAKGISIRPEDLRVKVREYHAPYSIVLLVDMSLSMIDSMEGLVQAIYSFHREVYRRRDRVGLVVFKGSRAYTLQHPTSNLELVVKKLREVGASDFTPMAAGLLEAWKVLKREKLRNRDAIPTLIVVSDGIVNVPLDPPISPLTRRRYTSEAQADCFDVAKLLVKEGFKVHIVNTKHTEGEQPPSLDERWRLRLTPTQFLMELARAAKGEYHNMTLTPRP, encoded by the coding sequence GTGTCCCAGACCGAGAAGCATGAGGTAGTGTATCCCTTCACCGCCATAGTCGACCAAGAGCCCGTCAAGAGGGCCCTCATCCTGAACGCCATAGACCCATCCATAGGTGGGGTGCTCATATCAGGCCCGAAGGGGACGGGCAAGTCGCTGATCGTCAGGGCCTTCTCCCAGGTGCTGCCGGAGATAGAGGTGGTCGCCGATTGCCCATTCCGCTGCAGCCCCTCCGACCCAACAAACATGTGCCCATCCTGCCTCTCCAAGCTGAGTGCTGGAGAGGAGCTGGCAGCGAAGAGGGAGCCGATGAGGATTGTCCAAGTGCCCCTCAGCATAACCGACGACATGCTCGTAGGGAGCCTAGACATGGATAAGGCGTTAGAGGAGGGTATTAGGGCCCTCCAGCCTGGATTGCTGGCTGAGGCTAACCAGAACATCCTCTACATAGATGAGGTTAACCTCCTACCGGACCACATAACCGACAGCATCCTGGACGCAGCTGCATCGGGCTGGAACGTGGTTGAGAGGGAGGGCATCAGCGTACAGCACCCCTCAAGGTTCATCCTGATAGGGACGATGAACCCAGAAGAAGGAGAGCTGAGACCACAGATCCTAGACAGATTTGGCCTCTATGCGGAGACCAGAAATGTGGAAGACCCCGAACAAAGAGCCCAGATCCTCAACCGGAACGAGGAGTTCGCGAGGGATCCCTTTACCTTCATCTCGAGGTATAAGAAAGAACTTGAGGAGCTCCGCTCCAGGGTTGAGAGAGCTAGGTTTCTTCTCCCTAAGGTTGAGATCCCGAAGGAGGTCTATTGGAAGGTTGCTGATACCTGCTCGAGGTTGAAGGTCGACGGCTTTAGGCCCGATATAGTGGCATTGAAGGCCGCAAGGGCCCTCGCGGCCTTCAATGAGAGGGGGGCTGTTCTGGAGGAGGATATGGTTCAAGCCTTAGAGCTGACTTTAGGGCATAGAACCAGGAGGTCAGGGTTGATACCCCCACCATCAAAGGGGGAGATAAGGAGGGCCTTAGGAAGAAGCCTCAAGCCCAGAGCTGTAAGGGGCTTCACTGAGAAGCTCGGTGGGATCCTCCTGCTCCCAGGGGAGATGGTTGAGGGGATGAGGAGGAGGGCCCTCTTGGGTGTCATCACGAGCATCACGGTCTTCATACTCGCAGTAGCCTCCTCCACCCTCCTTATAGAGACTGCGAGGAGCCTCCTCATCCCAACCCCCCCATCGCCGCCGGTTCTGTTAATTGAGATCGCTGGAGGCCTGTTACTCGCGCTCTTGATATCCCTAATCGCTGGGAGGAGCCGGAGTAGAAGAGAGAGGGCTGTTGGAGTTGTTGATCTATCAAAGATAACGTTAGAGGCCAGGGGGAGACTCCTACCCACTGGTAGGGAGGCGGGGCTGGGATCGGGCTCTGGCTCGGCAAAGGTAACTTATGGGATAGGCCCATCATCCAATCCCGAGTACGGAGCCAAGATCCTGAGCTCCATGGAGGCTCCCAGGAAGGTGCCATCAGGGGTTAAACCATGGAGGAGCAAGACCCCTGGGGGAGCCGCATCATCTGGGGGAAGGAGGTCTAGGGCTGTTTCATCCCTCCTACGGGGAAGATATGCCTGGTATGCCATACCGAAGGGGAGGCCTAGGGATATCGCCCTGATCCCGACGATTATCTCCGCGGCTCAGCATCAGCAGCTCGGCCAGGCGAGGGCTAAAGGGATCTCCATAAGGCCAGAGGATCTGAGGGTCAAGGTGAGGGAGTATCATGCCCCCTACTCCATAGTCCTCCTCGTAGACATGAGCCTCTCGATGATAGATTCTATGGAGGGGCTTGTCCAGGCCATCTACAGCTTCCACAGGGAGGTCTACAGGAGGAGGGACAGGGTGGGACTCGTGGTCTTCAAGGGTTCAAGGGCCTATACGCTTCAGCATCCGACCTCAAACCTAGAGCTTGTGGTGAAGAAGCTGAGGGAGGTCGGGGCGAGCGACTTCACCCCCATGGCCGCAGGCCTCCTAGAGGCATGGAAGGTGTTGAAGAGGGAGAAGCTGAGGAACAGGGATGCCATTCCCACCCTCATAGTCGTCTCCGACGGCATCGTCAATGTCCCCCTCGATCCACCTATCTCCCCTCTAACAAGGAGGAGGTACACGAGCGAGGCCCAGGCCGACTGCTTCGACGTGGCCAAGTTACTGGTGAAGGAGGGGTTCAAGGTCCACATCGTCAACACGAAGCACACAGAGGGGGAGCAGCCCCCATCACTGGATGAGAGGTGGAGGCTCAGGCTAACCCCAACCCAGTTCCTTATGGAGCTAGCCAGAGCCGCAAAGGGGGAGTATCATAACATGACCCTAACCCCGAGGCCTTGA
- a CDS encoding bifunctional hydroxymethylpyrimidine kinase/phosphomethylpyrimidine kinase: MSLEGIRGLERVPVAITIAGSDSGGGAGIQADLKTFAALGVHGTVAITSVTAQNTYSVKGVQDLDPEMVRLQIRAVAEDIGIDAGKTGMLHTEEIIKAVSDEASGQGFPLVVDPVMVAKSGAPLLRPEAVEALKRYLLPRAAVVTPNRFEAERLAEMEIRNIEEAKKAALKISGLGPESVVVKGGHLEEGEAVDIIFYEGKFTLLKAPRHDVKTTHGTGCCFSAAIAAGLAKGLKIPNAVEEAKRLVTLAIKYGLDIGKGHGPVNPMAHLYREASRHRVLSFVDEARALLEASPNVSRLVPEVGMNVAMAIPYPEGPEDVAALPGRVVRVLNGVRAVMPPRFGASSHLARYILEISRYDPSKLAALNMRFSEEALRRLEERDLKASCYEREKEPEDIKRREGMTIPWGVREAVKRLGKVPDIIYHRGDIGKEPMIVLLGRDARELARIVVEVAGEVSSG, from the coding sequence ATGAGTTTGGAAGGGATAAGGGGTCTAGAAAGGGTGCCTGTAGCGATTACCATAGCCGGGAGCGACTCAGGAGGTGGAGCAGGTATCCAAGCCGACCTCAAGACCTTCGCAGCCTTAGGGGTCCATGGAACCGTTGCTATAACCTCGGTCACAGCCCAGAACACATACTCGGTGAAGGGCGTCCAGGACCTCGACCCGGAGATGGTGAGGCTGCAGATAAGGGCCGTGGCTGAGGATATAGGTATAGACGCGGGTAAGACGGGGATGCTCCACACGGAGGAGATAATAAAAGCGGTCTCAGATGAGGCCTCTGGACAGGGCTTCCCCCTCGTCGTCGATCCGGTGATGGTGGCGAAGTCTGGGGCTCCCCTACTGAGGCCTGAGGCAGTCGAGGCGTTGAAGAGGTATCTCCTCCCTAGGGCCGCAGTGGTCACACCAAACAGGTTCGAGGCTGAGAGGTTGGCCGAGATGGAGATCAGGAATATTGAGGAGGCAAAGAAGGCCGCCTTAAAGATCTCAGGCCTCGGACCCGAGTCCGTCGTGGTGAAAGGAGGCCACCTCGAGGAGGGGGAGGCCGTCGACATCATATTCTATGAGGGGAAGTTCACACTCCTAAAAGCCCCGAGGCATGATGTTAAGACGACCCACGGTACAGGCTGCTGCTTCTCTGCAGCGATAGCCGCAGGTCTAGCGAAGGGACTGAAGATACCCAATGCCGTAGAGGAGGCAAAGAGACTGGTCACCCTAGCCATAAAGTACGGCCTCGATATAGGAAAAGGTCATGGGCCTGTCAACCCCATGGCCCACCTCTACCGGGAAGCCTCGAGGCACAGGGTTTTATCATTCGTGGACGAGGCTAGAGCCCTCCTTGAAGCCTCCCCAAACGTCTCTAGGTTGGTGCCCGAGGTTGGGATGAATGTCGCCATGGCGATCCCATACCCCGAGGGTCCCGAGGATGTGGCAGCCTTGCCTGGGAGGGTAGTCAGGGTTCTAAACGGTGTTAGGGCAGTCATGCCCCCGAGGTTCGGAGCATCCTCCCATCTTGCGAGATACATCCTGGAGATCTCCAGATACGACCCCTCAAAGCTGGCGGCCCTAAACATGAGATTCTCAGAGGAGGCGTTAAGGAGATTGGAGGAGAGAGATCTAAAGGCATCCTGCTATGAGAGGGAGAAGGAGCCCGAGGACATCAAGAGGAGGGAGGGGATGACCATACCCTGGGGGGTGAGGGAGGCGGTTAAGAGGCTGGGAAAGGTACCGGACATCATCTATCACAGGGGGGATATTGGAAAGGAGCCAATGATAGTCCTCCTTGGTAGGGATGCCAGGGAACTAGCCAGAATAGTGGTAGAGGTGGCTGGGGAGGTCTCCTCAGGTTGA
- the thiW gene encoding energy coupling factor transporter S component ThiW, producing MRLRKIGLVAVFSALGVVIAPFLWFPFLGTKAYPGQHMINSILGVLLGPLWAAAAAIIIGLIRNALGIGTIYAFPGGIPGGLVVGAVYWALRRLRKGRLPLISALFEPVGTVLIGATLSLFLVAPWIADPRLLSQLEKGPLTALILLWSGWALSSVSGSLIGLIILLALDRIGINREVLFRETLPSEKLESKKRNRLEAR from the coding sequence TTGAGGCTTAGGAAGATAGGGCTGGTCGCGGTATTCTCAGCCCTGGGGGTCGTCATAGCTCCATTCCTATGGTTCCCTTTCCTGGGGACAAAGGCCTACCCCGGGCAGCACATGATCAACTCTATACTTGGTGTACTACTTGGCCCCCTGTGGGCCGCTGCGGCAGCCATTATAATAGGCCTGATAAGGAATGCCCTAGGAATCGGAACTATCTACGCCTTTCCAGGGGGCATACCCGGAGGCTTGGTCGTGGGAGCTGTCTACTGGGCTCTAAGAAGGCTGAGGAAGGGGAGGCTCCCCCTCATCTCCGCCTTATTCGAGCCCGTGGGGACCGTTTTAATAGGGGCAACCCTCTCCCTCTTCCTAGTCGCACCCTGGATAGCAGATCCTAGACTCCTCTCTCAGCTTGAGAAGGGACCCTTAACCGCCCTTATCCTCCTCTGGTCTGGCTGGGCTCTAAGCTCGGTATCGGGGAGCCTCATAGGACTCATAATCCTGCTGGCACTAGATAGGATAGGGATAAATAGGGAGGTCCTATTCAGGGAAACCCTTCCCTCCGAAAAACTAGAATCAAAGAAAAGGAATAGGCTTGAAGCTAGATAA
- a CDS encoding CooT family nickel-binding protein: protein MCEFKVFLDGEKVMEDVIFARSEGDRVVLRDIIGETATFEDVKILEVDVTTTSLILQRLKLGCPTR, encoded by the coding sequence ATGTGTGAGTTTAAGGTCTTTCTGGATGGAGAGAAGGTCATGGAGGATGTGATATTCGCCAGATCCGAGGGTGACAGAGTTGTGCTGAGGGACATCATAGGAGAGACCGCCACGTTCGAAGATGTGAAGATCCTTGAGGTCGATGTCACCACTACAAGTCTTATCCTTCAACGTCTCAAGCTGGGATGCCCAACTCGCTGA
- the glyS gene encoding glycine--tRNA ligase, giving the protein MGEVHEKVLEIASRRGFFWPSFEIYGGIGGFYTYGNLGTRLKRNIEELWREIFVRRHGFHEIEDPIINPSRVFEASGHLQHFREYVLECTRCGRVGRADHLIEDQLGIPAQSIDGREIERLVGEGKVRCPDCKAELKAPATFLTMFQTRIGAKGEEVGYARPEAAQGMFLNFRRCIQQARGVLPLGLAQVGKVLRNEIAPRRGLFRLREFTIMEVELFFDPQTPSCPWFDRVKEEEVALLTEEMQERGEREPVRITLGEASSKGLIKAEWQAYFMGLSNELLKMLGIPKERQRFRGHLPEERAHYSVQTFDHEIHLESWGWVEVAGHAYRTDYDLSAHQRYSGVDMSLPRSDGSRFIPHVVEPSFGLDRLVYVVLEASFRAREERNILAFPGSIAPINVSVLPLVAKDGLPEKAREVQRMLIDSGLIVEYDERGSIGRRYARSDEAGTPLALTVDYQTLEDGTVTLRDRDSWRQVRQRIDALPPLICRYLKGEIGFSELGIPA; this is encoded by the coding sequence ATGGGAGAGGTGCACGAGAAGGTCCTTGAGATAGCCTCTAGGAGGGGCTTCTTCTGGCCCTCTTTTGAGATATATGGCGGGATAGGGGGATTCTACACCTATGGAAACCTGGGAACGAGGCTCAAGAGAAATATAGAGGAGCTATGGAGGGAGATCTTCGTCAGACGCCACGGATTCCACGAGATCGAAGATCCCATAATTAACCCCTCAAGGGTTTTCGAGGCCTCGGGCCACCTTCAACACTTCAGAGAGTATGTCTTAGAATGCACCAGATGTGGGAGGGTCGGCAGAGCAGACCACCTCATCGAGGATCAGCTGGGAATCCCAGCCCAGAGCATCGACGGAAGGGAGATCGAGAGGCTTGTAGGGGAGGGGAAGGTTAGATGTCCCGACTGCAAAGCTGAGCTGAAGGCGCCAGCGACCTTCCTAACAATGTTCCAGACGAGGATAGGGGCCAAGGGAGAGGAGGTAGGGTATGCGAGGCCCGAGGCGGCCCAGGGGATGTTCTTGAACTTCCGCCGATGCATCCAGCAGGCGAGAGGGGTTCTTCCCCTCGGCCTAGCCCAGGTGGGTAAGGTTCTCAGGAACGAGATAGCCCCCCGTCGAGGGCTTTTCAGGCTCAGGGAGTTCACCATAATGGAGGTAGAGCTGTTTTTCGACCCTCAAACCCCCTCATGCCCATGGTTCGACAGGGTCAAGGAGGAGGAGGTAGCGCTACTGACAGAGGAGATGCAGGAGAGGGGGGAGAGAGAACCAGTCAGGATCACCTTGGGGGAGGCCAGCTCGAAGGGCCTGATCAAGGCAGAGTGGCAGGCGTACTTCATGGGCCTCTCAAATGAGCTCCTCAAGATGCTGGGAATCCCGAAGGAGAGGCAGCGTTTCAGGGGGCACCTTCCAGAGGAAAGGGCTCACTACTCAGTCCAGACCTTCGACCATGAGATCCACCTTGAAAGCTGGGGCTGGGTTGAGGTGGCTGGGCACGCCTACAGGACAGATTATGACCTATCCGCTCACCAGAGGTATTCAGGTGTCGACATGTCATTGCCTAGGAGTGATGGATCGAGGTTTATCCCTCACGTCGTGGAGCCCAGCTTCGGACTAGACCGACTAGTCTATGTTGTCTTAGAGGCATCCTTCAGAGCTAGGGAGGAGAGGAATATACTGGCCTTCCCAGGCTCGATCGCCCCTATAAACGTCTCAGTTCTTCCACTAGTGGCTAAGGATGGGCTTCCGGAGAAGGCCAGAGAGGTTCAAAGAATGTTAATTGACTCCGGTCTTATTGTTGAGTATGACGAAAGGGGCTCCATCGGGAGGAGATATGCTCGCTCAGATGAGGCTGGAACCCCCTTAGCCCTCACCGTCGACTACCAGACCCTGGAGGATGGGACCGTGACCCTTCGGGATAGGGATAGCTGGAGACAGGTCAGGCAGAGGATTGATGCCCTCCCTCCTTTAATATGCAGGTACCTGAAGGGCGAGATAGGATTCAGCGAGTTGGGCATCCCAGCTTGA
- a CDS encoding Zn-ribbon domain-containing OB-fold protein translates to MSLSVPRYWREIRYRYRLIGERCTRCGGLYYPRRAICPRCGSRELEEYQLSDRGRIVSWTVIRNPPKDYERFAPYVVALVELEDGVKILSQIVDVEPEEVKAGMRVEATFRKIREDGTSGIIEYGYKFRPPIESKQDLS, encoded by the coding sequence ATTAGCTTGAGTGTTCCGAGATATTGGAGGGAGATAAGGTATAGATATAGGCTTATAGGGGAGAGGTGTACGAGATGCGGGGGCCTCTACTACCCGAGGAGGGCGATCTGCCCTAGGTGCGGCTCAAGAGAACTTGAGGAGTACCAGCTCAGCGACAGGGGCAGAATAGTATCCTGGACCGTGATCAGGAATCCCCCCAAAGACTACGAGAGGTTCGCGCCGTACGTGGTCGCCCTAGTGGAACTCGAAGACGGGGTCAAGATACTCTCCCAGATCGTGGATGTAGAGCCCGAGGAGGTTAAAGCTGGGATGAGGGTGGAGGCCACATTCCGTAAGATTAGGGAGGATGGGACCTCCGGCATAATAGAGTACGGCTACAAGTTCAGGCCCCCGATAGAATCGAAACAGGATTTGAGTTAA
- a CDS encoding thiolase domain-containing protein (Catalyzes the synthesis of acetoacetyl coenzyme A from two molecules of acetyl coenzyme A. It can also act as a thiolase, catalyzing the reverse reaction and generating two-carbon units from the four-carbon product of fatty acid oxidation): MRGVSIAGVGLTQVSEHWERSLAELFVEAAVKAVDDAGVEDLEAIYISNSGAPYIQRQLNLGAMMADGLGEAGVPAITIEAGAAGGAVAFQEGVKAVASGLYDRVLVGGVEKVSDATPEEIAVFLSMPEDQEYTAYTGITNFGLNALIYRYYMERFGVRQEDIAMLAVRCHEHAEGCPHAMYPFKLSLERILSSPMEADPIHVLECSGIGDGAAAVIIQPSKGVSGEVEVAGYSTTTDLTHITERPDILTFEAVRRASDKALRMAGISRGDVDVVELHDETTITGIISLEDMGFAEKGKGATLFTGEKLAEERRLHVNTFGGLKARGNPVGATGLYQIVEIVMQLKGEAGRCQVDKPEIGLAQSIGGLASTCAITILRRH, from the coding sequence GTGAGAGGTGTCTCCATAGCCGGGGTGGGCTTGACCCAGGTCTCGGAACACTGGGAGAGGTCCTTAGCCGAACTCTTCGTGGAGGCTGCGGTGAAAGCCGTCGATGACGCTGGCGTAGAGGATCTTGAAGCCATATACATCTCCAACTCAGGGGCCCCCTACATCCAGAGGCAGCTTAACCTGGGAGCGATGATGGCCGACGGCCTAGGGGAGGCTGGAGTTCCAGCCATCACGATCGAGGCTGGGGCGGCTGGCGGAGCGGTAGCCTTCCAGGAGGGCGTTAAGGCGGTGGCGTCAGGCCTATACGACCGCGTCTTGGTGGGTGGGGTGGAGAAGGTGAGCGATGCCACCCCTGAGGAGATAGCGGTTTTCCTGTCAATGCCTGAGGATCAGGAGTATACTGCATACACGGGCATAACCAACTTTGGCTTAAACGCATTGATCTACCGATACTACATGGAGAGGTTTGGGGTGAGGCAGGAGGATATAGCTATGCTCGCCGTCAGATGCCATGAACACGCTGAGGGTTGCCCCCACGCCATGTACCCCTTCAAGCTGAGCCTTGAAAGAATATTATCCTCGCCCATGGAGGCTGACCCCATCCATGTCCTTGAGTGCTCAGGCATAGGAGATGGGGCCGCAGCGGTCATAATCCAACCCTCCAAGGGTGTCAGTGGTGAGGTTGAGGTAGCCGGGTACTCTACCACCACGGATCTAACCCACATAACCGAGAGGCCCGACATATTGACCTTCGAAGCCGTGAGGAGGGCTTCTGATAAGGCCTTAAGGATGGCCGGTATCTCTAGGGGAGACGTGGATGTGGTGGAGCTCCACGACGAGACCACGATAACAGGGATAATCTCCCTAGAGGATATGGGATTCGCCGAGAAGGGTAAGGGGGCTACCCTATTTACGGGCGAGAAGCTGGCGGAGGAAAGGAGGCTCCATGTAAATACCTTCGGGGGGCTTAAGGCTAGGGGCAACCCGGTTGGGGCGACAGGCCTCTACCAGATCGTTGAGATCGTGATGCAGCTTAAGGGAGAGGCGGGAAGATGCCAGGTGGACAAGCCTGAGATCGGCCTAGCACAGAGCATCGGGGGATTGGCCTCTACATGTGCGATAACCATCCTGAGGAGGCATTAG
- a CDS encoding hydroxymethylglutaryl-CoA synthase, with protein sequence MRPSRPVGIVGYGAYIPMGRLRTIEICRVWGGEPPIEEKAVSAMDEDAVTIAVECARYALRRANIHPRELGAIYVGTESKPYAVKPCGTIVAEAIGAAPQVAAADYEFACKAGTEAFQTCIALVSSGMVKYAMAVGADTAQGRPADPLEYTVACGGAAFIFGPRSEKTLAYLEGSYSYVTDTPDFWRRACEIYPRHGGRFTGEPAYFKHIIEAARGLMAELGYGPNDFKYAVFHQPNVKFPIRAARMLGFGMDAIKPGLVVQYVGNTYAGSTPLGLAATLDQARCGDRILVVSYGSGAGSDAFSFVVEGGAEAFNHDPPVSLFISRKRYIDYATYIKLRGKILR encoded by the coding sequence ATGAGGCCATCTAGACCTGTAGGCATCGTTGGATACGGGGCTTACATCCCGATGGGGAGGCTCAGAACAATCGAGATATGCCGAGTCTGGGGTGGGGAGCCACCGATAGAGGAGAAGGCCGTCTCAGCTATGGATGAGGATGCAGTGACTATAGCTGTTGAGTGTGCAAGGTATGCATTGAGGAGGGCGAACATACACCCGAGGGAGCTGGGAGCCATCTATGTTGGTACCGAGTCCAAGCCCTACGCGGTAAAGCCCTGCGGAACCATCGTGGCCGAGGCGATAGGGGCGGCGCCTCAGGTGGCCGCAGCCGACTACGAGTTCGCCTGTAAGGCTGGAACAGAGGCCTTCCAGACATGCATAGCCCTCGTCTCAAGCGGGATGGTGAAGTATGCCATGGCCGTAGGGGCGGACACAGCCCAGGGCAGGCCCGCGGACCCATTGGAGTACACCGTTGCATGTGGAGGCGCGGCCTTCATATTTGGCCCAAGGTCCGAGAAGACCTTAGCTTACCTCGAGGGATCCTACTCCTATGTAACTGATACCCCCGACTTCTGGAGGAGAGCCTGTGAGATATACCCCAGGCATGGCGGTAGATTCACGGGAGAGCCAGCATACTTCAAACACATTATTGAGGCCGCTAGGGGGCTGATGGCCGAGCTTGGCTACGGGCCCAACGACTTCAAGTACGCCGTCTTCCACCAGCCGAACGTCAAGTTCCCAATTAGGGCTGCTAGAATGCTGGGTTTCGGAATGGATGCCATAAAGCCTGGCCTAGTGGTCCAATATGTAGGCAACACTTATGCTGGTTCAACTCCCCTAGGCCTTGCAGCGACCCTAGATCAGGCCCGGTGCGGGGATAGGATTCTCGTCGTCTCCTATGGTTCTGGAGCGGGGAGCGATGCTTTCAGCTTCGTAGTGGAGGGTGGAGCCGAGGCCTTTAACCACGACCCCCCAGTTTCCTTGTTCATAAGCAGGAAGAGGTACATCGACTACGCGACCTACATAAAGCTTAGGGGGAAGATCCTAAGGTGA
- a CDS encoding DUF362 domain-containing protein: protein MEGLDVGKVAVVRVGGGLGESLDRGLELIGGLDLKGGEVVIKPNICNSKNPYGMVLTDIGLITEVISRLKPLARRVTVVESDNIDGPAEKRIRDSGLMERLEKLDVEFINLTREDDFEVHKVAGAEIQIPRKVLEADYFVNIPKIKTCGPTLVTLSIKNLFGLIPTPKKSRLHGLLDEVLPYLAKIIRHSLIVVDGIMAMEGNGPVIGTPRPLGLIVLGRNPVEVDSVITSLMGFNPDDVNHIARAHRMGVGEMSLEKIEVLGDAWKGIRPFERPYTLKASIKCLKSIGKLYLP from the coding sequence ATGGAGGGGCTAGATGTGGGAAAGGTGGCAGTGGTCAGGGTCGGGGGAGGCCTAGGAGAATCCCTAGATAGGGGTTTAGAGCTCATAGGTGGCCTAGACCTCAAGGGAGGAGAGGTCGTGATAAAGCCCAATATATGCAACTCAAAAAACCCCTATGGCATGGTCCTGACCGATATAGGGCTTATAACGGAGGTGATAAGTAGGCTCAAGCCCCTTGCAAGGAGGGTGACCGTCGTAGAGTCGGACAACATCGACGGACCAGCCGAGAAGAGGATCAGGGATTCCGGGCTGATGGAGAGGCTAGAGAAGCTAGATGTGGAGTTCATAAACCTCACCAGGGAGGATGACTTCGAGGTTCACAAGGTTGCCGGAGCCGAGATCCAGATACCTAGGAAGGTTTTAGAGGCCGACTACTTTGTGAACATCCCTAAGATAAAGACTTGTGGCCCAACCCTAGTCACATTATCCATAAAGAACCTCTTCGGGTTGATTCCAACACCCAAGAAGAGCAGGCTCCACGGGCTCTTGGACGAGGTCCTCCCATACCTAGCTAAGATTATCCGCCACAGCCTCATAGTGGTTGATGGAATTATGGCGATGGAGGGGAACGGTCCGGTCATAGGAACCCCCAGACCGCTCGGCTTGATAGTATTAGGGAGGAACCCCGTCGAAGTTGACTCAGTTATTACGAGTTTGATGGGCTTTAACCCCGATGATGTGAATCACATCGCGAGGGCTCATAGGATGGGGGTTGGAGAGATGAGCCTGGAGAAGATAGAGGTTTTAGGAGACGCTTGGAAGGGTATAAGGCCGTTCGAGAGACCCTACACCCTAAAGGCATCGATAAAATGCCTTAAGTCCATAGGCAAATTATATCTCCCATAG